One window from the genome of Streptomyces sp. NBC_01476 encodes:
- a CDS encoding response regulator transcription factor: MPFLLLIEDDDAIRTGLELGLSRQGHRVVSAATGEDGLRLLKEQRPDLIVLDVMLPGIDGFEVCRRIRRTDQLPIILLTARSDDIDVVVGLESGADDYVIKPVQPRVLDARIRAVLRRGERDSTDSSAFGSIVIDRNAMTVTKDGEDLQLTPTELRLLLELSRRPGQALSRQQLLRLVWEHDYLGDSRLVDACVQRLRAKIEDVPSSPTLIRTVRGVGYRLDTPQ; this comes from the coding sequence GTGCCTTTCCTGTTGCTGATCGAGGATGACGACGCCATCCGCACCGGTCTCGAACTCGGCCTGTCGCGTCAGGGCCACCGTGTGGTGTCCGCCGCCACGGGCGAGGACGGCCTGCGGCTGCTGAAGGAGCAGCGTCCTGACCTGATCGTGCTGGATGTGATGCTGCCGGGGATCGACGGTTTCGAGGTGTGCCGGCGCATCCGGCGCACCGACCAGCTGCCGATCATCCTGCTCACCGCCCGCAGCGACGACATCGACGTGGTGGTGGGCCTGGAGTCGGGCGCCGACGACTACGTCATCAAGCCGGTGCAGCCCCGGGTGCTGGACGCCCGGATCCGCGCCGTGCTGCGCCGCGGTGAACGCGACAGCACCGACTCCTCCGCCTTCGGCTCCATCGTCATCGACCGCAATGCGATGACCGTGACGAAGGACGGCGAGGACCTGCAACTGACGCCCACCGAGCTGCGGTTGCTGCTGGAGCTCAGCCGGCGGCCCGGACAGGCGCTGTCCCGGCAGCAGTTGCTGCGGCTGGTCTGGGAGCACGACTACCTGGGCGACTCGCGGCTGGTGGACGCCTGCGTGCAGCGGCTGCGCGCCAAGATCGAGGACGTGCCGTCGTCGCCGACCTTGATCCGTACCGTCCGCGGTGTGGGCTACCGGCTGGACACCCCTCAGTGA